The segment GCGCAAGCCCCTGTTCGGCTACAAGTCGATGGTGTACGCCACCTCCTCGATCGGCGTGCTGTCGTTCTTCGTCTGGCTGCACCACTTCTTCACCATGGGCTCGGGCGCGAACGTCAATGCCTTCTTCGGCATCATGACCTCGATCATCTCGATCCCCACCGGCGTCAAGCTGTTCAACTGGCTGTTCACCATGTACCGGGGCCGGATCCGCTTCCATACCTCGACCATGTGGACCATCGGCTTTATGGTGACGTTCGCGGTCGGCGGCATGACCGGCGTGCTGCTCGCCATTCCCGGGGCCGACTTTGTCCTGCACAACAGCCTGTTCCTGGTTGCGCATTTCCATAACGTCATCATCGGCGGCGTGCTCTTCGGCTGCCTGGCCGCAATCACTTTCTGGTTCCCGAAGGTGTTCGGCTTCACGCTCAATGAGTTCTGGGGCAAGGTGTCGTTCTGGTGCTGGCTGGCCGGCTTCTTCCTGGCCTTCATGCCGCTCTACGTACTGGGCTTCAAGGGCATGACCCGCCGGATGAACCACTATGCCAACGTCGACTGGCATCCCTACCTGGTGGTGGCGCTGGTCGGTGCCTTCGTCATCGGCGCCGGCATCCTGGCGATGTTGGTGCAGTTCGCGGTCAGTATCCGCGACCGCAAGCAGAACCGCGACCTGACTGGCGATCCGTGGGATGGCCGCAGCCTGGAGTGGTCGACGGCCTCGCCCGCGCCGTTCTACAACTTCGCCCACGTGCCGCATATCACCTCGCTGGAACAGCACTGGGACGACAAGGAAGCCGGGCGCGCATGGCGCCAGCCGGCCCGCTACGAAGACATCCACATGCCCCGCAACACCTCGGCAGGCTTCATCGTGTCGGCGTTCGGGCTGCTGTGCTGCTTCGCGCTGGTCTGGCACATGTGGCTGGTCGCCGTCGCCGGCCTGGTCGGCGCCATCGCGACCTTCGTCGTGCGCAGCTATGACCGCGACGTCGACTATTACGTGCCGGCCGCCGAAGTCGAGCGCATCGAGCGCGCGCGCTTTGCACAACTGCAGGAAGCTGCCTGACCATGAACCCGACTCTCTCCCCCCCCCTGCATCATCCCGGGCACGAGGCGGCCCACGACGCGGCGCACCACCATCACGAAGCCGGCGCGCACACGCCGCTGGGGTTCTGGCTTTACCTGATGAGCGACTGCCTGATCTTCGCGGTGCTGTTCGCCACCTTCGGCGTGCTGTCCGGCAACACTGCCGGCGGCCCCGGCGGGCGGCAACTGTTCGAGCTGCCGTTCGTGTTCGCCGAGACCATGGTGCTGCTGCTGAGCAGCTATACCTTCGGCCTGGCCATGCTCAGGCAGGGCACTGACGACGCGCCGCGGATGATCCGCTGGCTGGCGGTGACCTTCGCGCTCGGCGCACTGTTCATCGCCATGGAGGTCTACGAGTTCGCGCACCTGCTGCACCAGGGCGCGGGCCCCGGCGTCAGCGCCTACCTGTCGGCCTTCTTCACGCTGGTCGGCACGCACGGGCTGCATGTCACGTCTGGCCTGCTGTGGCTGGCGGTGATGATCCACCAGATCCGGCATTTCGGGCTGGACGACATCGTGCGCCGCCGCCTGGCCTGCCTGAGCCTGTTCTGGCACTTCCTGGACCTGGTCTGGATCTGTGTCTTCACCTTTGTCTACCTGCGGGAGTTCGCTTGATGAAGCCGTCCCATCTACATTCCGTGCACGCGGACCAGCCGGCCGCGCACGGCAGCGTGCGCAGCTACACCATCGGACTGCTGCTGTCGGTCGCGCTGACGATGGCGTCGTTTGCGGCAGTGATGACCGGATCCCTGTCAACGCAGGCAGCGATCGCGCTGGTTGTCGGCCTTTGTGTCGCGCAACTGCTGGTGCAGCTGGTGTACTTCCTGCACCTGGGCACCGGTCCCGGCCAGCGCGGCAACACCGCCATCTTTGCCTGTACCGGCTTCCTGATCGTCATCGTCGTGGCCGGCTCGCTGTGGGTGATGCACAACGCCGATATCAACATGATGCCGACCGACATGTCCATCGAACGGGCCCGGGCAAAAGACTAGCGCTCGCGCGCAAGGAGGCTTTCCACCATGTATGTCTATGACGCCATTGACCAGAAGCTCGTCGACGAACGGGTCGTGCAGTTCGCCGACCAGACCCGCCGCTTCCTGGGCGGCCAGCTCACCGAGGATGAGTTCCGCGTGCTGCGGCTGCAGAACGGCCTCTATATCCAGCGCCATGCGCCGATGCTGCGCGTGGCGATTCCGTACGGCATGCTGGCGTCCCGGCAATTGCGCAAGCTCGCGGAGATCGCGCGCCGCTGGGATCGCGGCTACGGGCATTTCAGCACGCGCCAGAACCTGCAGTTCAACTGGCCGCGGCTCGAGGATGCCCCTGCCATTCTCGCCGAGCTGGCCACGGTGCAGATGCACGCGATCCAGACCAGCGGCAACTGCATCCGCAATACCACCACCGACCACTTTGCCGGCATTGCTCCCGACGAACTGGTGAACCCCCTGGTGTGGTGCGAGATCGTCAGGCAATGGTCGATGCTGCATCCCGAGTTCGCCTTCCTGCCGCGCAAGTTCAAGATTGCCATCAGTGGCGCGCGGACGGACCGGGCCGCGGTCGGCGTCCATGACATCGGGCTCCAGGCGGTTGAACAGGACGGCCAGGCCGGCTTCAAGGTCTGGGTCGGTGGCGGCATGGGCCGCACGCCGATGGTGGGCAAGCTGATCAACCCCTTCGTCCCCTGGCAGGACCTGCTGACCTACCTGCAGGCCACACTGCGCGTCTACAACCTGCACGGCCGCCGCGACAACAAGTACAAGGCGCGCATCAAGATCCTGGTAAAGGACCTGACCCCGGAGGTGTTCCGGGCGCAGGTGGACGAGCAGTGGCAACGCATCCGCGGGGGCCCGGACACCGTGTCCGAGGGCTTTGTCGCGTCCATCGCCGAGCGCTTCACGATCCCGCCGTATGAAGCCGCGGCCGCCGACGAGCCGGACCAGTCAGCCGACCTGGCCAAGACCGACCGCGCCTTCCGCCTCTGGCTGAAAAGCAATGTGCACCGGCACCGGGTGCCTGGCTACGCCGCCGTCACGGCATCGCTGAAAGCCGCGGGCCAGGCGCCCGGCGACATCACTGCCGAGCAGATGGAAATCATGGCCGACCTGGCCGAGCGCCACGGCTTCGGCGAGCTGCGCGTGTCGCATGAGCAGAACCTGATCCTCGCCGATGTCCGCCGCAGCGGGCTGCACGCCTTGTGGCAGGCGCTGGACGCCGCCGGGCTGGCCACGCCAAACGTCGGCCTGATCACCAACATCATCGCCTGCCCCGGGGGCGACTTCTGCTCGCTGGCCAATGCGGTCTCGATCCCGCTTGCGCAGGCCATCCAGGAGCGCTTCGACGACCTCGACCATGTGCACGACATCGGCGAACTGGACCTGAACATCTCCGGCTGCATCAACTCCTGCGGCCACCACCATATCGGCCACATCGGCATCCTCGGCGTCGACAAGGCCGGCGAGGCCTGGTACCAGATCACCATCGGCGGCCGGCAGAACGGCGCCGACGGCCTGGGCCGCCCCGATGGCGTGGCGGCCGGCGGCGCGGCCATCGGCCGCATCATCGGGCCGTCCTTTGCACAGGAGCAGGTTCCGGATGTGGTGGAGCGGCTGATCGAGACCTATTTGCTGCATCGGGACAGCGAAGCCGAACGCTTTGTCGACGTGGTTGGCCGAATCGGCATAGAACCCTTCCAGCGCGCCGTGTACCCGGACTCTGACAGCGGCGCGCGGCGAGCTCGCCAGGAGGCGGTGAATGCCTGACCATGACCATTTAGCCGGGCAGGACCGGCGCAACGTCATCCGTGACGGACAACTGGTCGCGGATAGCTGGCTCGCTCACATCGGGGATGCGCAAGACGCCGACAACACCTGCCCCCCCGACGAGCCCGGCTACCTGGTGACACTGGAGAACTGGACCACCCACCGCCAGCGGTATCGGCTTCGACAGTATCCGCTCGCGGTCTACCTGTCGCCGGATGCGGAGCCCCAGACCCTGCTGGAACCCGGTGCCACGGCCGTTGATCCGACAGGCATCGCGATGATTGCCATCGATTTCCCGGTCTACACGGATGGTCGTGGCTATTCGATCGCACAGCTGCTCCGGCACCAGCTAGGCTGGACCGGAGAGCTGCGCGCCGTGGGTGACGTGATGATCGACACCGTGCACTACCTGGCACGTTGCGGCTTCAACAGCTTTGCGCTCAAGCCCGGGCACGACCCGGCAGCGGCATTGCGCGCGCTGGCCACGTTCTCGTCGTCGTACCAGCGCAGCTATGGACCCGCAAGCCGATAGCAAGCGCCGCCGGGCGCCGATACGAAACATACCCGTCCAGCCCTGCGCAAGGCCTGATAGCTTGTGGTCCGCTGTCGCCGAACTCTCGGGCAAGCAGCTGCATACGATTATCGATATCGCACAGCGCTCACCAAAGGCGACGACGGATATGGCTTCGTTCAGGGCGCGCATTCTCGGTGTTTTCGGAAACGTCGCCGGTTTTGACATCACACCGCCTTCGGAGTCCATGCTGCAAGAGCTCTGGGAAAGGTATCGCTCGACACTCTCCTCGTTCTAGCAGCGCGGATCACTCGAAAGATCGGCCCGGCCCGGAGCGATGCCGCACGTTCAAAAATTGGCTTCGATGGCCTTCCTGGCGCCCTCTGGCACCTCGTTCGGTATGACGCGGTGCGCAAGTATGGCGTAGCTCCGGGCAGCCGCCACTGCAGTGGGATTCACAAGCCGCTTCGGGCCGCCCAGCCACGCAAAATGATCTTTTCCATCGTCACTACTGAACCACGCGAAGTCGCCGATGGCGTCCAGGCCGCGCTTCACCAGCTTCAGCAGCGCCAGGGCTTCCTCTGAAACACCCAGGTGCCGCCCTGTGTCATGAATGACCGTGGCCAGGTTGCGGAGCTTGTTGGTCGGGGTGGCCTCGTCGTTTGCCTCGTCAGGTAACAGCTCGACGACCAGAATCCCCCTGTGCGCGGTGATGCGTGCGTGCTGCATGGTTCCTCCCAACTGATGGCTGCCGGCTTGCGACCTTACGCATTGACCTAGCAAGTTCTTGGCCAGGTCATGCCAAAAGTGCAGCTTACAGGCCGCTTATGACACTGCGCCCTCATTTGGCCGCGGGAGCGGCAGTGGGCGCCGGTGCGCCGCCAAATGGTCTAGTGTTGGTACCGCCCCGCCACTTCCAGTGGACTGTTGGACCGCAGGCGACTCGCGAGGCCCAATCGCACCTGCACAATCCGCCACTCCCATGGCAAGACGCTGCCCTATCCTTGCTATGGGAGGCTCAGCGCGGCAGTCCAGCCGTCGAGCACAGGAATAGGCTGTTGGTCAATCCAGGCGGGAGGGCGGCATGCGCGCGTTGGTCTTCTGCTCTGTGCAGTTCCTGTTGGCGGTGACATGGACCCTCTATGTGGCCTTCCTGCCCCAGCTGGCCGCGCAGGCCGGCATCGCGCGCGCGCACGTCGCCTTGATCCTGCTGATGGACCAGTTGATCTTTGTCGCCATGGATTTCACGGTGGGCGTCGCGGCCGACCGTGTCGCCAACGCGATGCGCAGGCTGGGAGGCTGGATGCTGGGGCTGTCGGTCATCTCCGCACTGGCTTTCGTGCTGCTGCCCCGGGCAACTTCACCAGCGCTGCTGCTGGGCCTGACCGCGCTCTGGGCAGCCACCTCTTCGGCGTTGCGGGCGCCGCCCATGGTAATCATTGCCCGGCGGCTGCCGGCGACCGCGTCGTCATTCCTGGTGGGATGCTCGCTGCTCGGCGTCGGCCTTGCCGGAGCCGTGGCGCCGCTGCTGACGGCCCGGCTGCGCGATGCGTCGCCCATGCTGCCGTTCCTGGCCGCAAGCGTGGGGCTGGTGGTGGCCGTGGCCGCGCTGCGATGGATCGAATCCGGCCCGGCGCGCCACGATGCCGACGCCGCGCCGGCAGCCGGCGTTGCGCTCAAGCGCGTCTGGCTGCTGTTTGCCGCGGTCTGGGTGCTTGCGCTCGGCTTCCAGATCCACACCACCGTCAACTCCGCGCCGGCGTACCTGCGCTTTGTCACGGCTGCCGAGCTGGAGCGCGTGACGCCGGTGTTCTGGATTAGCTTCGCGCTGGGCACGCTGCTGCCCGCGACGTCGTTGCTGCGGCGCTATCCGCCCTATACGCTGCTGTTGACCGCCGCGGCCCTTGGCGCCCTGTCGTTGTTCGGCTTCACAGTTGCGGGCTCGCTCGGGGCCATCCTCGCCGTGCAGTGTCTTGCCGGCGGCCTGTGGGGAATCATGTTCGCCGCGACGGCCAGTGCGGCGCTCGACGCCGGTCACGTCGGCCGCGAAGGGATGTACACCGGGCTGGTATTTGCCGCTTTGGCGGTTGCCGCGTTCATGCGCATTGCCCTGGTGTCATCGGGCGCCAGCAAGACCCCCGTGCTGGCAAACCTGCTGCCATGGCTTCCGGCCGTGGCCTGGAGTGCCGGTGCCTTGCTGCTGGCGGCTTTCCTGTCGGGGAACCTGAGCTGCCTGATGACGCGCAGACAGGTGCTGCACCCGCATCCGTGAACTGATCCCTTGAGCTATATCCGACCTACTCGGAAATTGGAGACTACTGTCCTGCTTAAGGCTGACTGAGATCAATCGGCCTTCGAACAAGCCCTGTGCTTGCCCGTTCCCAAGGAGCGCGCCATGTCCACCCAACTTGCCGTATGGCATGCCGAGCACCTCAATTTCTCTCGTCTGCTCGACCTACTGGAAGAGCAGGTATGCGTATTCCACCAGGGAGGGAGACGCTATAAGTTCGCGAGCGGCGCTGGAGGCAGCCGCAGCCATGTACCTTGTGTACTGCCGTAACCATCTCTCTACCGAGGAGAGACAGGCAATGCCGCGCGCTGCCCAGTTGCTGACACAAGAGGACTGGGCAGCTATTGCCGACGCGGCTCCCGAAAGCTCTGATCCTATGTTCGGGGAAGAAGTGCAAGCGCGCTTCGCGACACTACGCAAGCAGATCGCGGCTGAGGCGAGCTTATCCACGCAGCAGCAGTGCTGCGCCTAATCCGAAAACAAGCCGACGAACTGGTCGCGCAGCCACTGATTCGCCGGATCGCGATGATACCGGGCATGCCAGAACAGGTTGATCTGGATTTCCGGCAACGCGAACGGATGCTTGACGTACCTGAGCCCGAAGTACCTGGCGCATCGCTCCGCAAACGTCAAGGTCACCGTGGCGACCAGGTCGGTGGTGGCAATGATGTCCGCCAGTGCGACGAAATGGGGGACACGCAGCCGGATCTTGCGCTGTACGCCGTGCTGGGCGAGGATCTCGTCGACCCGGGCATGCCCCGTCCCCGCCGCCGTGACCACGATGTGCTCCGCCGCCTCGAAGTCGCGCATGCTGACCGTCTTCTTGTCCATGGCATGACCGGGCCGGAACAGGCAAACGTATCGCTGGCGAAATAGCCGCCGTTGAAAGAACGTCGTGCCGAGTTCAGGAAGATGGCCAACCGCCAGGTCGATCTTTCCCTGGCTCATCTCCGCCGCCAGGTCCACTGCCGTATTACGCACTGTCGTTACCGTGACACCCGGGGCGCGGTCGCCAAGCGCGCCCATTAGCGGCGGGATGAAGTGCACCTCGCCGATATCCGTCATGGCGATCCGGAATGCGCGCACGCTGCGCAGCGGATCGAACGACACCTTGTGGCTGAGCGCCGTCTGCAGCGACTCCAGCGCATAGGCAACCGGTTCCGCCAGTTCCTCGGCAAGGGGTGTCGGCAGCATGCCCTTGCTGCTTCGTACAAACAGCGGGTCGCCGAACAAGGTGCGCAAGCGGGCCAGCGCATTGCTGACCGCGGGCTGGCTCAGATTCAGGGTCTTCGCGGCGCCGGAAACGGTGCCCTGCCGCAGCAGGTTATCGAACACGACCAGCAGGTTCAGATCGACGTCCTTGAGCTCCATGGTGCCGTCTATTATTGATTTTATGAATGTTCATTATAGCCAGAATTCTATTGGTTAATTTTCCTCCGTGCACCATGATCCTTCCCATACGAAGAGACATAGCCGGAGACAAGCATGGCAATCCCCCCGCAAGCCGGCCCGGTGTGGGCCGACGACAGCATCAGCCGCATCCCGTTCCGCGTGTATACGGATGCACAGCTATACCAGCGTGAACTCGAACGCTGCTTCTACCGCGGTCATTGGAACTACGTCGGGCTCGAGGCGGAGATCCCGAATCCCGGTGACTTCAAGCGCACCACGCTTGGCGAGCGTTCCGTGATCCTGGTGCGCGACCAGGACGGCGAGATCAACGTCGTCGAAAACGTGTGCGCCCATCGCGGCATGAAGTTCTGCCGGGAACGCAGCGGCAACCGGAAGGACTTCCACTGCCCCTACCACCAGTGGAACTATGACCTGAAGGGCAACCTGCAAGGCGTGCCGCTGCGTCGCGGGGTCAAGCAGGACGGCAAGGTCAATGGCGGCATGCCCGCCGACTTCAGGCCGCAGGAGCACGGGCTCACGCAACTGAAGGTCGCGACACGCGGTGGTGTCGTGTTTGCCTCGTTCGACCATGAGGTTCCATCACTCGAGGAATACCTCGGGCCGGATATCCTCGGCTACTTCGACCGGCTCTTCAACGGCCGCAAGCTGAAGGTCCTCGGCTACAACAAGCAGCGCATTCCGGGCAACTGGAAGCTCATGCAGGAGAACATCAAGGACCCCTACCACCCCGGCCTGCTGCATACCTGGTTTGTCACCTTCGGCCTCTGGCGCGCCGACAACAAGGCACGCCTGGTGATGGACCCGCACTTCCGGCATGCCGCCATGGTGTCGACCCGCGGCCAGGGCGGCAAGAGCGACGTGACCTCCGGTGTATCCAGCTTCAAGGACCAGATGGCGCTGCACGACGACCGCGTCCTCGACATCGTCCACGAGCCGTGGTGGGGAGAGCCTACCGCCGTGATGATGACGGTGTTCCCGAGCGTGATCTTCCAGCAGCAGGTCAACTCGGTCTCCACGCGCCATATCCAGCCCCATGGCCCGGATTCCTTCGATTTCGTCTGGACGCACTTCGGCTTCGAGGACGACACCGAGGAGATGACGCGGCGCCGCCTGCGCCAGGCCAATCTCTTCGGCCCCGCCGGCTTCGTGTCGGCCGACGATGGCGAAGCCATCGAATGCTCGCAGGAAGGCTTCTCCCAGAAACCCTGGCATCGCGTGCTCGCCGAACTGGGCGGCAAGACCGCGGAGAACACGGACCACATGGTGACCGAAACCCTGATCCGCGGCATGTACGCCTATTGGCGCAAGATGATGGAGGTCTGACGCCATGGACTTCACTGACTACTACGCCCTGCTCTCCCTGTTCGCCGACTACACCGGCGCCGTGGACAACGGCGACTGGGACCGCTGGCCGGAATTCTTCACCGAAGACTGCCTCTACCGGGTCCAGCCCCGCGAGAACCACGAGCGTGGCCTGCCGCTGGCAACGCTCTCGCTCGAAAGCAAGGGCATGCTCAAGGACCGCATCTACGGCATTCGCGAGACCCTGTTCCACGATCCCTACTACCAGCGCCACATTGTCGGCGCGCCGCTGATCAGGGAGGCCGACGGCGACAGGATCGTGGCCGAGACCAACTACGCGGTGCTGCGCACCAAGCCGGACCAGATGACCGATGTCTACAACGTTGGCCGCTACCTCGACACCGTCGTCCGGACGCCGGCGGGCTTGCGCTTCGCCTCGCGCATCTGCGTATTCGATAGCGAGATGATCCCCAACTCGCTGATCTACCCCATCTAGCAGGAGTGATTCATGACCGAAACCTGGATCGAGGCAGCGCTGCTGTCCGACGTCCCGCAGGACGATGTCATCGCCGTGGCCGTGCAAGGCCAGGAGATCGCCTTGTACGGCGTGGACGGCGACGTCTACGCGACCGACAACATCTGCACCCATGGTCATGCGCGCCTGTGCGAAGGCTTCCTGGAGGGACATGAGATCGAGTGCCCGCTTCACCAGGGCAGGTTCGATATCCGCGACGGCGCTGCGAAGTGCGCCCCGCTGACCGAGAACATTCGCACCTACCCGGTCCGGATCGACGGCGACAAGGTGTACCTCGATCTCGGCTGAGAGGTCGCGTCACCAACCAGAGGAGACAGCCATGGATTCCGAGCGCTCAGACACCGCGACTCCCATTTCGCCAACCGCCACCATCGTCATCGTCGGTGCCGGCCAGGCTGGCGGCTGGGCCGCCCAGACGCTGCGCAACGAGGGCTTCACCGGTCGGCTCGTGCTGATCGGGGACGAGGCCCATCCACCGCATGAGCGGCCGCCGTTATCCAAGGCCGTGCTGGCCGGCGAGGCCGCACCCGCCAGCACGTGGCTGCTCAAGCCTGAAGCGTT is part of the Cupriavidus necator genome and harbors:
- the cyoB gene encoding cytochrome o ubiquinol oxidase subunit I; translation: MLGKLNLDAIPLHEPIIMGTLAVVIVLGIALMGAITYYGKWKYLWNEWICSVDHKKVGVMYIILALVMLLRGFADAIMMRAQQAIAYGDGAGYLPPHHYDQIFTAHGVIMIFFVATPLVLGLMNVIVPLQIGARDVAFPFVNSLSFWMSAMGAVLVMLSMFVGDFAATGWVAYPPLSELGYSPTPGVDYYIWSLQISGLGTTLTGINFIVTILRMRAPGLNLMKMPVFTWTALITNILIVAIFPVLTATLALLTADRYLGMHFFTNELGGNAMMYVNLIWIWGHPEVYVLILPAFGAFSEIIATFSRKPLFGYKSMVYATSSIGVLSFFVWLHHFFTMGSGANVNAFFGIMTSIISIPTGVKLFNWLFTMYRGRIRFHTSTMWTIGFMVTFAVGGMTGVLLAIPGADFVLHNSLFLVAHFHNVIIGGVLFGCLAAITFWFPKVFGFTLNEFWGKVSFWCWLAGFFLAFMPLYVLGFKGMTRRMNHYANVDWHPYLVVALVGAFVIGAGILAMLVQFAVSIRDRKQNRDLTGDPWDGRSLEWSTASPAPFYNFAHVPHITSLEQHWDDKEAGRAWRQPARYEDIHMPRNTSAGFIVSAFGLLCCFALVWHMWLVAVAGLVGAIATFVVRSYDRDVDYYVPAAEVERIERARFAQLQEAA
- the cyoC gene encoding cytochrome o ubiquinol oxidase subunit III; its protein translation is MNPTLSPPLHHPGHEAAHDAAHHHHEAGAHTPLGFWLYLMSDCLIFAVLFATFGVLSGNTAGGPGGRQLFELPFVFAETMVLLLSSYTFGLAMLRQGTDDAPRMIRWLAVTFALGALFIAMEVYEFAHLLHQGAGPGVSAYLSAFFTLVGTHGLHVTSGLLWLAVMIHQIRHFGLDDIVRRRLACLSLFWHFLDLVWICVFTFVYLREFA
- the cyoD gene encoding cytochrome o ubiquinol oxidase subunit IV → MKPSHLHSVHADQPAAHGSVRSYTIGLLLSVALTMASFAAVMTGSLSTQAAIALVVGLCVAQLLVQLVYFLHLGTGPGQRGNTAIFACTGFLIVIVVAGSLWVMHNADINMMPTDMSIERARAKD
- a CDS encoding nitrite/sulfite reductase, with product MYVYDAIDQKLVDERVVQFADQTRRFLGGQLTEDEFRVLRLQNGLYIQRHAPMLRVAIPYGMLASRQLRKLAEIARRWDRGYGHFSTRQNLQFNWPRLEDAPAILAELATVQMHAIQTSGNCIRNTTTDHFAGIAPDELVNPLVWCEIVRQWSMLHPEFAFLPRKFKIAISGARTDRAAVGVHDIGLQAVEQDGQAGFKVWVGGGMGRTPMVGKLINPFVPWQDLLTYLQATLRVYNLHGRRDNKYKARIKILVKDLTPEVFRAQVDEQWQRIRGGPDTVSEGFVASIAERFTIPPYEAAAADEPDQSADLAKTDRAFRLWLKSNVHRHRVPGYAAVTASLKAAGQAPGDITAEQMEIMADLAERHGFGELRVSHEQNLILADVRRSGLHALWQALDAAGLATPNVGLITNIIACPGGDFCSLANAVSIPLAQAIQERFDDLDHVHDIGELDLNISGCINSCGHHHIGHIGILGVDKAGEAWYQITIGGRQNGADGLGRPDGVAAGGAAIGRIIGPSFAQEQVPDVVERLIETYLLHRDSEAERFVDVVGRIGIEPFQRAVYPDSDSGARRARQEAVNA
- a CDS encoding DUF934 domain-containing protein, translating into MPDHDHLAGQDRRNVIRDGQLVADSWLAHIGDAQDADNTCPPDEPGYLVTLENWTTHRQRYRLRQYPLAVYLSPDAEPQTLLEPGATAVDPTGIAMIAIDFPVYTDGRGYSIAQLLRHQLGWTGELRAVGDVMIDTVHYLARCGFNSFALKPGHDPAAALRALATFSSSYQRSYGPASR
- a CDS encoding MFS transporter; the encoded protein is MRALVFCSVQFLLAVTWTLYVAFLPQLAAQAGIARAHVALILLMDQLIFVAMDFTVGVAADRVANAMRRLGGWMLGLSVISALAFVLLPRATSPALLLGLTALWAATSSALRAPPMVIIARRLPATASSFLVGCSLLGVGLAGAVAPLLTARLRDASPMLPFLAASVGLVVAVAALRWIESGPARHDADAAPAAGVALKRVWLLFAAVWVLALGFQIHTTVNSAPAYLRFVTAAELERVTPVFWISFALGTLLPATSLLRRYPPYTLLLTAAALGALSLFGFTVAGSLGAILAVQCLAGGLWGIMFAATASAALDAGHVGREGMYTGLVFAALAVAAFMRIALVSSGASKTPVLANLLPWLPAVAWSAGALLLAAFLSGNLSCLMTRRQVLHPHP
- a CDS encoding LysR family transcriptional regulator is translated as MELKDVDLNLLVVFDNLLRQGTVSGAAKTLNLSQPAVSNALARLRTLFGDPLFVRSSKGMLPTPLAEELAEPVAYALESLQTALSHKVSFDPLRSVRAFRIAMTDIGEVHFIPPLMGALGDRAPGVTVTTVRNTAVDLAAEMSQGKIDLAVGHLPELGTTFFQRRLFRQRYVCLFRPGHAMDKKTVSMRDFEAAEHIVVTAAGTGHARVDEILAQHGVQRKIRLRVPHFVALADIIATTDLVATVTLTFAERCARYFGLRYVKHPFALPEIQINLFWHARYHRDPANQWLRDQFVGLFSD
- a CDS encoding aromatic ring-hydroxylating dioxygenase subunit alpha, with the translated sequence MAIPPQAGPVWADDSISRIPFRVYTDAQLYQRELERCFYRGHWNYVGLEAEIPNPGDFKRTTLGERSVILVRDQDGEINVVENVCAHRGMKFCRERSGNRKDFHCPYHQWNYDLKGNLQGVPLRRGVKQDGKVNGGMPADFRPQEHGLTQLKVATRGGVVFASFDHEVPSLEEYLGPDILGYFDRLFNGRKLKVLGYNKQRIPGNWKLMQENIKDPYHPGLLHTWFVTFGLWRADNKARLVMDPHFRHAAMVSTRGQGGKSDVTSGVSSFKDQMALHDDRVLDIVHEPWWGEPTAVMMTVFPSVIFQQQVNSVSTRHIQPHGPDSFDFVWTHFGFEDDTEEMTRRRLRQANLFGPAGFVSADDGEAIECSQEGFSQKPWHRVLAELGGKTAENTDHMVTETLIRGMYAYWRKMMEV
- a CDS encoding aromatic-ring-hydroxylating dioxygenase subunit beta, encoding MDFTDYYALLSLFADYTGAVDNGDWDRWPEFFTEDCLYRVQPRENHERGLPLATLSLESKGMLKDRIYGIRETLFHDPYYQRHIVGAPLIREADGDRIVAETNYAVLRTKPDQMTDVYNVGRYLDTVVRTPAGLRFASRICVFDSEMIPNSLIYPI
- a CDS encoding non-heme iron oxygenase ferredoxin subunit; translation: MTETWIEAALLSDVPQDDVIAVAVQGQEIALYGVDGDVYATDNICTHGHARLCEGFLEGHEIECPLHQGRFDIRDGAAKCAPLTENIRTYPVRIDGDKVYLDLG